The following proteins are co-located in the Apium graveolens cultivar Ventura chromosome 5, ASM990537v1, whole genome shotgun sequence genome:
- the LOC141661468 gene encoding uncharacterized protein LOC141661468 isoform X1, whose translation MYQLNDLNQQMMFRMKILKVTRSSQARSEQNMPYKPRKATRGLGTSKIAKAASSGKLSVIFDADCLQPICANAEKFNNEIGFIVRNHATFHYKEWRLVPEAVRAPLRHYLLENFDINLSDMTTIKCIDDQMRRSWKNYKYKLYSHFKSIGGENDVEMAKKKCHPELKDDQQNDREMLYDRWYTNEFKERAVKNTENNSKRKWTSKNGSVSTARHHI comes from the exons ATGTACCAGTTGAACGACCTCAATCAACAAATGATGTTCCGGATGAAAATACTGAAGGTCACAAGATCTTCGCAAGCGCGATCTG AACAAAATATGCCGTACAAACCACGTAAAGCAACTCGTGGCTTAGGAACTTCCAAGATTGCCAAGGCAGCCTCGAGTGGGAAGTTATCTGTAATTTTTGATGCAGATTGTCTTCAACCTATTTGTGCAAATGCAGAGAAGTTCAATAATGAAATAGGATTTATTGTCCGCAATCATGCCACATTTCATTACAAAGAGTGGAGACTAGTTCCAGAGGCTGTGAGAGCACCCTTGAGACATTATTTGTTG GAAAATTTTGACATTAACTTGTCAGACATGACAACTATAAAATGTATTGATGATCAAATGAGGAGATCATGGAAGAATTACAAGTATAAATTATACTCACATTTTAAAAGCATTGGAGGAGAAAACGATGTTGAAATGGCTAAGAAAAAATGTCATCCAGAGTTAAAAGATGACCAACAAAATGATCGGGAGATGTTGTACGATCGTTGGTACACAAATGAATTTAAG GAAAGGGCAGTAAAGAATACTGAAAATAACTCTAAAAGAAAGTGGACATCTAAGAATGGCTCTGTTTCCACGGCACGCCATCATATTTGA
- the LOC141661468 gene encoding uncharacterized protein LOC141661468 isoform X2: MMFRMKILKVTRSSQARSEQNMPYKPRKATRGLGTSKIAKAASSGKLSVIFDADCLQPICANAEKFNNEIGFIVRNHATFHYKEWRLVPEAVRAPLRHYLLENFDINLSDMTTIKCIDDQMRRSWKNYKYKLYSHFKSIGGENDVEMAKKKCHPELKDDQQNDREMLYDRWYTNEFKERAVKNTENNSKRKWTSKNGSVSTARHHI, encoded by the exons ATGATGTTCCGGATGAAAATACTGAAGGTCACAAGATCTTCGCAAGCGCGATCTG AACAAAATATGCCGTACAAACCACGTAAAGCAACTCGTGGCTTAGGAACTTCCAAGATTGCCAAGGCAGCCTCGAGTGGGAAGTTATCTGTAATTTTTGATGCAGATTGTCTTCAACCTATTTGTGCAAATGCAGAGAAGTTCAATAATGAAATAGGATTTATTGTCCGCAATCATGCCACATTTCATTACAAAGAGTGGAGACTAGTTCCAGAGGCTGTGAGAGCACCCTTGAGACATTATTTGTTG GAAAATTTTGACATTAACTTGTCAGACATGACAACTATAAAATGTATTGATGATCAAATGAGGAGATCATGGAAGAATTACAAGTATAAATTATACTCACATTTTAAAAGCATTGGAGGAGAAAACGATGTTGAAATGGCTAAGAAAAAATGTCATCCAGAGTTAAAAGATGACCAACAAAATGATCGGGAGATGTTGTACGATCGTTGGTACACAAATGAATTTAAG GAAAGGGCAGTAAAGAATACTGAAAATAACTCTAAAAGAAAGTGGACATCTAAGAATGGCTCTGTTTCCACGGCACGCCATCATATTTGA
- the LOC141659667 gene encoding uncharacterized protein LOC141659667, whose protein sequence is MAKYFRLRLTRVFRAKHSPPTSNTLPQPSKRRRLSTFKRRLSSALLCRCSSNFDNYSDDETTAKPLDFHWQNNPQEWNVTFQNDDESPRQKIYNSSVSGGDSDDTDILAPTLLPPPTHKKRRRRRKKTTLKHTRISTSSAETETLVSSSRSFSPEETETLVSSSSRSFSTDDSSTEYNPQLKTIREKPTRHKKPKKKKSLEAMTSSSRCSVTLSSGSESPARLSVFRKLIPCAVEGKVKESFAVVKKSVDPYEDFKRSMSDMILEKEMFEEKELEQLLQCFLSLNSRQHHGVIVQAFAEIWNSMFSVNTAATAAAVSS, encoded by the coding sequence ATGGCCAAATATTTCAGACTACGTCTAACTCGCGTCTTCAGAGCCAAACACTCCCCTCCTACCTCAAACACCCTCCCACAACCATCCAAACGCCGTCGTCTCTCCACCTTCAAGCGCCGCCTCTCCTCCGCCTTACTCTGCCGCTGTTCTTCCAACTTCGACAACTATTCCGACGATGAAACCACCGCCAAACCCCTCGACTTCCACTGGCAAAACAATCCCCAAGAATGGAACGTGACTTTCCAAAACGACGACGAATCACCTCGTCAGAAAATCTACAACTCCTCCGTCTCCGGCGGCGACTCCGACGACACCGACATACTGGCCCCAACTCTCCTCCCACCGCCAACACACAAAAAACGACGTCGTAGAAGGAAGAAAACGACACTCAAACACACACGTATTAGTACATCATCAGCTGAAACAGAAACCCTAGTGTCATCTTCTAGAAGCTTCTCCCCCGAAGAAACTGAAACCCTAGTCTCCTCATCTTCTAGAAGCTTCTCAACTGACGACTCATCCACCGAGTACAACCCTCAGCTCAAAACTATCCGCGAGAAGCCCACCCGTCACAAAAAACCTAAAAAGAAAAAATCCCTAGAGGCGATGACGTCATCGTCGAGGTGTAGCGTGACGTTGTCCTCGGGAAGTGAGTCACCGGCGAGGCTGTCGGTGTTCAGGAAACTGATACCGTGTGCGGTGGAAGGGAAGGTGAAGGAGAGCTTTGCGGTGGTGAAGAAGTCTGTGGACCCATACGAGGATTTTAAGAGATCGATGAGTGATATGATTTTGGAGAAGGAGATGTTTGAGGAGAAAGAGCTGGAGCAGCTGTTGCAGTGTTTTCTGAGCTTGAATTCAAGACAACATCATGGTGTTATTGTTCAGGCGTTTGCTGAGATTTGGAACTCTATGTTTTCTGTTAATACTGCCGCCACTGCGGCTGCTGTTAGTAGCTAA